From one Leptospira kanakyensis genomic stretch:
- a CDS encoding helix-turn-helix domain-containing protein codes for MIKKKKELKSFDTDLTKFVSQDIIEQAKAEAQKQIFKLKLAELRQKQGIKQTDVDGFSQVSVSRIESRSDIKISTLVDYVHACGFDVEIKAVPKKKKSKEEFVLLRA; via the coding sequence ATGATTAAGAAAAAAAAAGAATTAAAAAGTTTTGATACTGATCTTACTAAATTTGTCTCACAAGATATTATTGAACAAGCAAAAGCTGAGGCTCAAAAACAAATTTTCAAATTGAAGCTTGCTGAACTAAGACAAAAACAAGGAATCAAACAAACTGATGTAGATGGTTTTTCTCAAGTTAGTGTTTCTAGAATCGAATCTAGATCTGATATTAAAATCTCTACACTAGTCGATTATGTTCACGCCTGCGGATTTGATGTTGAGATTAAGGCTGTCCCCAAAAAAAAGAAGAGCAAAGAAGAATTTGTTTTATTAAGAGCCTAA
- a CDS encoding DUF4037 domain-containing protein: protein MNIPENKLKMLNAVTNDLKLIKNIKAIVLGGSYCIDMANENSDLDIGIYYSESSPFEIEQVKILAKKYQIDDSLTVTGFYQWGNWVNGGAWINTAEGELDILYKNIQQIAATIEKCKEGIIENDYEQQPPYGFSSVIYLAETFYCVPLYDPEKIIENLKKEVNQYPVKLKEAIIQKSLWSAEFTLWQAEKFAKKNDYYNTTGCISRALKNIIDSLFAINEQYTIGDKNSIRLLESAKKRPDNLNEFIKRIVSINDTTSLSFNVAELKSLFEETLKLGTGYYRPYFKL from the coding sequence TTGAATATACCAGAAAATAAACTGAAAATGCTAAATGCTGTAACAAATGACTTAAAGCTCATTAAAAACATAAAAGCAATTGTGCTTGGTGGTTCGTATTGCATCGATATGGCAAATGAAAATTCCGATCTAGACATTGGAATTTATTACAGTGAATCTTCACCCTTCGAAATTGAACAGGTAAAGATTCTTGCAAAAAAATATCAAATTGACGATTCCCTTACCGTTACTGGATTTTATCAATGGGGGAATTGGGTTAATGGAGGCGCTTGGATTAATACAGCTGAAGGTGAATTAGACATTCTATATAAAAATATTCAACAAATAGCCGCAACCATAGAAAAATGCAAGGAAGGAATTATAGAAAATGATTACGAACAACAACCTCCATATGGATTTTCTTCGGTTATTTATTTAGCAGAGACTTTCTATTGTGTTCCATTATACGATCCGGAAAAAATCATTGAAAATTTAAAAAAGGAAGTTAATCAGTATCCTGTAAAACTTAAAGAAGCAATTATTCAAAAATCTTTATGGTCAGCAGAATTTACACTTTGGCAAGCTGAAAAATTTGCAAAAAAAAATGATTACTACAATACCACTGGATGTATTTCTCGAGCTTTGAAAAATATAATAGATTCTCTCTTTGCTATCAACGAGCAATATACAATCGGAGATAAAAACTCAATACGATTGTTGGAATCAGCAAAAAAAAGGCCTGATAATCTAAACGAATTTATAAAACGTATAGTTAGTATAAACGATACTACTAGTTTATCTTTTAATGTAGCTGAACTAAAATCATTATTTGAAGAAACTCTTAAACTAGGAACTGGATATTACCGCCCTTACTTTAAACTATAA
- a CDS encoding type II toxin-antitoxin system RelE/ParE family toxin — MYEIKRTEEMVLWLKDLDNDAKKDILVSIEILKEFGPRLGRPHVDTITGSKIKNLKELRVNSKNRPFRIFFVFDPKRNAILLIGGNKATSKKFYPNMIKKSEELYSEYLGDL; from the coding sequence GTGTATGAAATAAAAAGAACCGAAGAGATGGTTCTCTGGCTAAAAGATCTAGATAATGATGCAAAAAAGGATATTTTAGTTTCTATCGAAATTCTTAAGGAGTTTGGGCCTAGACTCGGAAGACCACATGTTGATACCATTACCGGTTCTAAAATCAAAAATTTAAAGGAACTTAGGGTTAATAGCAAAAATAGACCCTTTAGGATATTTTTCGTTTTTGATCCTAAGAGAAATGCTATTTTACTCATTGGCGGAAATAAAGCTACTTCTAAGAAATTTTATCCAAACATGATCAAAAAATCTGAAGAATTATACTCTGAATATTTGGGAGATTTGTAA
- the vapB gene encoding type II toxin-antitoxin system antitoxin VapB, with translation MNRAKLFKNGDSQAVRLPKEFRFKGKEVYIRKDGNCVIISPIDDAVDRLWKSLNDFSDDFNIERNQPKTFDKRNSI, from the coding sequence ATGAATCGTGCTAAATTATTTAAAAACGGTGATAGTCAAGCTGTTAGACTTCCAAAAGAATTTCGATTCAAAGGAAAAGAGGTCTACATCAGAAAAGACGGGAATTGTGTCATCATATCTCCGATCGATGATGCTGTTGATAGATTATGGAAATCACTCAACGATTTTTCTGATGATTTTAACATTGAAAGAAATCAACCGAAAACTTTTGATAAGCGAAATTCAATATGA
- a CDS encoding LA_2444/LA_4059 family outer membrane protein, producing the protein MKKIIKTTILILILLNSALISQSTKPTIETGIKAQKAEFIPFDYSRSVSDAIPIWLVNVHNLRNNSKTITPFFFIYKNLEKGFAVEFEYTKIQLERANFDSEIYTNPQIRRFKNYLTNNERSDFKLNFLFFPSQQLNEYFSFGLGIRKIDRLRNASVQNYSLEEKIIAHGPQIVMKSKIPLTDQLSINLGLDLYHTQGRRTYNYSAQYYYSFDNFSYIETVKDNGKTIGVFQGYEANVSLKYNFLENYNLAFGYNYNYAYFKYENLGDSIYYASSESKTIQQQNTKFSNGKEIIRGFYISASTVF; encoded by the coding sequence ATGAAAAAAATTATAAAAACAACAATCTTAATACTAATTCTTTTAAACTCTGCATTAATTTCGCAGTCGACAAAACCAACTATAGAAACTGGAATCAAGGCACAAAAAGCTGAATTCATTCCTTTTGATTATAGTAGATCAGTTTCTGATGCTATACCAATTTGGCTGGTAAATGTCCATAATTTAAGAAATAATTCGAAAACTATTACACCGTTCTTCTTCATTTATAAAAATTTAGAAAAAGGATTTGCTGTTGAATTCGAATATACAAAAATTCAGCTAGAAAGAGCAAATTTTGATAGCGAGATTTATACTAATCCCCAAATCAGAAGATTTAAAAATTATCTTACAAACAATGAAAGAAGTGATTTTAAATTAAATTTTCTCTTTTTTCCTTCACAACAGCTAAACGAATATTTCTCATTTGGTCTTGGAATACGGAAAATTGACAGATTAAGAAACGCGTCAGTTCAAAATTATTCACTTGAGGAAAAAATAATAGCTCACGGACCACAAATTGTTATGAAATCTAAAATTCCTCTGACTGATCAACTTTCAATCAATTTAGGATTGGACTTGTATCATACTCAAGGTAGAAGAACTTACAATTATTCTGCACAATATTATTATTCTTTCGATAATTTTTCCTATATTGAAACTGTAAAAGACAATGGAAAAACTATTGGGGTATTTCAAGGTTATGAAGCAAATGTTTCTTTAAAATATAATTTCCTCGAAAATTACAATCTTGCATTCGGGTATAACTACAATTATGCATATTTTAAATACGAAAACTTAGGTGATTCAATTTACTATGCCTCTTCGGAGTCCAAAACAATTCAGCAACAAAATACTAAATTCTCAAATGGAAAAGAGATTATCAGAGGATTCTATATCTCTGCTTCTACCGTATTCTAA